In Actinoplanes derwentensis, the following proteins share a genomic window:
- a CDS encoding lytic polysaccharide monooxygenase — translation MALPTAAHLEILMHVRRLAAAGLLAAAAVPAVPAPALAHGSPTTPISRNSACAGNGTRRDTAACKAALKATDGFLGAYDNLRLASVADDRERVPDGKLCSGGLDNYRGLDLARDDFPATKVKSGRNLKIAYRGTIPHQGSFRLFLTESGYDPAEKLAWGDLTKLDEIKDPPLTGGSYRMTVDLPKRTGRHILYVVWETSSTPDTYYSCSDLVFPDPVPVATKAAPSPSPSKVPSTTPSAPPTVTPSAQPVLAATRKEDTGMIDLGHWLIGGAIGIAALVAAGAGLSRLRRRETR, via the coding sequence GTGGCTCTTCCCACCGCCGCCCACCTGGAGATCCTCATGCACGTCCGCCGTCTCGCCGCCGCCGGTCTGCTGGCCGCGGCCGCCGTTCCCGCCGTGCCCGCGCCCGCTCTCGCCCACGGCTCGCCGACCACCCCGATCAGCCGCAACTCCGCCTGCGCCGGCAACGGGACCCGGCGGGACACCGCGGCGTGCAAGGCCGCACTCAAAGCCACTGACGGATTCCTCGGCGCGTACGACAACCTGCGGCTCGCGAGCGTCGCCGACGACCGTGAGCGGGTGCCGGACGGCAAGCTCTGCTCCGGGGGCCTGGACAACTACCGCGGGCTCGACCTGGCCCGGGACGACTTCCCGGCCACGAAGGTGAAGTCCGGCCGGAACCTGAAGATCGCGTACCGGGGGACCATCCCGCATCAGGGGTCGTTCCGGCTGTTCCTCACCGAGAGCGGTTACGACCCGGCGGAGAAGCTCGCCTGGGGTGACCTGACGAAGCTGGACGAGATCAAGGATCCGCCGCTGACCGGTGGGTCGTACCGGATGACCGTGGATCTGCCCAAGCGGACCGGACGGCACATCCTCTACGTGGTGTGGGAGACGTCCAGCACCCCGGACACCTACTACTCCTGCTCGGATCTGGTCTTCCCCGACCCGGTCCCGGTGGCGACCAAGGCGGCTCCGTCCCCGTCGCCTTCAAAAGTGCCCAGCACGACACCCAGCGCGCCGCCGACCGTGACACCGAGTGCACAGCCGGTTCTCGCCGCCACCCGGAAGGAGGACACCGGGATGATCGATCTCGGACATTGGCTCATCGGGGGTGCGATCGGCATCGCCGCCCTGGTAGCGGCCGGTGCGGGCCTCTCCAGACTGCGCCGCCGCGAAACCCGTTGA
- a CDS encoding FKBP-type peptidyl-prolyl cis-trans isomerase, translated as MSKPDVGTIPEAPATELVIEDIAEGQGQEAKAGDFVSVHYVGVAQSTGKEFDASYNRGEPFGFRVAGQQVIAGWDQGVAGMKVGGRRKLIIPPHLGYGARGAAGAIKPNETLVFVVDLLQVH; from the coding sequence ATGAGCAAGCCCGATGTCGGCACCATTCCCGAGGCTCCGGCCACCGAACTGGTGATCGAGGACATCGCCGAGGGTCAGGGCCAGGAGGCGAAGGCCGGCGATTTCGTCAGCGTCCACTACGTGGGTGTCGCCCAGTCCACGGGCAAGGAGTTCGACGCCTCCTACAACCGGGGCGAGCCGTTCGGTTTCCGGGTGGCCGGCCAGCAGGTCATCGCCGGCTGGGACCAGGGTGTCGCCGGTATGAAGGTGGGCGGCCGTCGCAAGCTGATCATCCCGCCGCACCTGGGTTACGGCGCGCGGGGCGCGGCCGGTGCGATCAAGCCGAACGAGACTCTCGTCTTCGTGGTCGACCTGCTTCAGGTCCACTGA
- a CDS encoding DUF4331 domain-containing protein, with translation MSSHREAPEISKDPVADSSDLYAFVSPDDPDTVTIIANYVPLQLPSSGPNFFEFGDDVLYEIHIDANGDARPDITYQFRFRTELRNDKTFLYNTGQIKSLDDENWNRRQFFSVTKVDSHGKSTVLASKLPCPPCNVGTVSIPDYAKLAEDAVHKLKSKEKVFAGQRADAFFVDLGSIFDLAVLRPFRDKHLVGQALFDKASKAVNATDKTNVHSIAIQIPLDMVRRDGKKRVRAKDAGAVIGVWTSASRRRVEVRGEKGGNDVVVGPQVQVSRLGNPLFNEVIVPMAEKDKFNSLPPSEDKKFAEFVATPELGALLPVLYPGLFDNLAALNKKKQPRADLLAILLTGIPDGIIDGFQNNTGKVQADMLRLNTAIAPAAKENKFGVVGGDLAGFPNGRRIADDVVSISLRAVAGATVPLVDKEFKADAAAGLVEQGLSINDVSAKLLKKFPFLPTPFDGFNNPS, from the coding sequence ATGTCCTCCCACCGCGAAGCGCCGGAAATCAGCAAGGACCCGGTAGCCGACAGTTCCGACCTGTACGCGTTCGTCAGCCCCGACGACCCGGACACCGTCACGATCATCGCCAACTATGTGCCGCTCCAGCTCCCGTCGAGCGGCCCGAACTTCTTCGAGTTCGGCGACGACGTGCTGTACGAGATCCACATCGACGCGAACGGTGACGCCCGCCCGGACATCACCTACCAGTTCCGGTTCCGTACCGAGCTGCGCAACGACAAGACGTTCCTGTACAACACCGGTCAGATCAAGTCGCTCGACGACGAGAACTGGAACCGCCGGCAGTTCTTCTCGGTGACCAAGGTCGACAGCCACGGCAAGAGCACGGTGCTGGCCAGCAAGCTCCCGTGCCCGCCCTGCAACGTCGGCACCGTCTCCATCCCGGACTACGCGAAACTCGCCGAGGACGCCGTCCACAAGCTCAAGAGCAAGGAGAAGGTCTTCGCCGGCCAGCGCGCCGACGCCTTCTTCGTGGACCTCGGCTCGATCTTCGACCTGGCGGTGCTGCGCCCCTTCCGGGACAAGCACCTGGTCGGCCAGGCGCTGTTCGACAAGGCCAGCAAGGCCGTCAACGCCACCGACAAGACCAACGTGCACAGCATCGCGATCCAGATCCCGCTGGACATGGTGCGCCGCGACGGCAAGAAGCGGGTCCGGGCCAAGGACGCCGGCGCCGTCATCGGCGTGTGGACCTCCGCCAGCCGCCGCCGGGTCGAGGTGCGCGGTGAGAAGGGCGGCAACGACGTCGTCGTCGGCCCGCAGGTGCAGGTCTCCCGGCTCGGTAACCCGCTGTTCAACGAGGTCATCGTCCCGATGGCGGAGAAGGACAAGTTCAACAGCCTCCCGCCGAGCGAGGACAAGAAGTTCGCCGAGTTCGTCGCCACGCCCGAACTGGGAGCGCTCCTTCCGGTGCTCTACCCGGGGCTCTTCGACAACCTGGCCGCGCTGAACAAGAAGAAACAACCGCGCGCCGACCTGCTCGCGATCCTGCTCACCGGAATCCCGGACGGCATCATCGACGGGTTCCAGAACAACACCGGCAAGGTCCAGGCGGACATGCTGCGGCTCAACACGGCCATCGCACCGGCCGCCAAGGAGAACAAGTTCGGTGTGGTCGGCGGTGACCTGGCCGGTTTCCCCAACGGCCGCCGGATCGCCGACGACGTGGTCTCGATCTCGCTGCGGGCCGTCGCCGGTGCCACCGTGCCGCTGGTCGACAAGGAGTTCAAGGCGGACGCCGCGGCCGGGCTCGTCGAGCAGGGCCTGAGCATCAACGACGTCAGTGCGAAACTGCTCAAGAAGTTCCCCTTCCTGCCCACCCCGTTCGACGGTTTCAACAACCCGTCCTGA